The Solibacillus sp. FSL R7-0668 genome includes the window AATCCGCTCCCCTAACAGAACGAGAAGAAAAGGAAATTGAAATTACTCAAAAGGTACATCAATCCTTTCATGAAAGCTATGGTACATATGGTAGCCCTCGTATTCGAAAGGATTTACAAGAATGGGGATATGTTTTATCTCAAAAGAAAATCGCGAATTTGATGCGAGAGCTCGGTCTATGTGCTGTGATCCCTAAACAATATCAACGAACAACCAATTCCGATCACAACCACTTTATTTATCCTGATTTAGTGAAGCGTGACTTCGATGTGAAAGAGCCAAATCAAGTGTGGGTGGCGGATATTACGTATATACGTACGATGCAGGGGTGGCTTTATTTGGCGAGCATTATGGATTTATACTCACGCAAAATTATTGGTTGGGCAATCGCTGACCACATGAAAGAAGCATTGGTTTTAGAGGCATTGGAAAAAGCGTTACTAATAAGAAAACCACCAGCAGGTTGCATTCATCATTCCGACAGAGGGGTACAATACTGCTCAAACGCGTATACCAATCGATTAAAAGAACACCAGATGGAAATAAGCATGAGTAAAAAAGGAGATCCTTATGATAATACCTGCATCGAGTCATTCCATTCGACCATCAAAAAAGAATGTATTTATCGTCAACGATTCCAAACAAAACACGAGGCCAAGCAAGTAGTTCAAGCCTATATCATTGAGTTTTATAACAAGAAAAGACGTCACTCTACATTGGGATATGTGTCTCCCAATCAATATGAACGAATCAACAACCCAAAAGACACATCTAGCCGCTCAAAATCCGCTTAGAGGTAGTTGTATCGTTAAGCTCCATTTTGGAGGTTAACGATACAACTACCAGACCAACCGAAGGGCGGTAGTAATAAAATGCTCGATTTTTTATGTCCATTTTATTGACTTAAGACCATTTGTGATCGAATTTTTAGTTTTATGCTCGATTAACCTTATTTTACCATTATTTTCAGTATAAACGCACATAATAAAGCATTTTGAAACGAATTGAATGCACAGAGGAATGAATTTACATGTCATCCTCAACTTATGATAGATTGGCCTAATTCAAGGTTTATATGTTAAAATATAACTATCTTATTGAAAGGCGTGATTGAAATGGAAAATACGTTTAATTTGTATCAGTATAGTCATTTTAATGGAGGACATTGCGAGTAACTCATCAAATCGAGGAATTTTTTGAATGCTTGCAAATTAGAAACGTATTGGGGGAGCATTCATGTTAAGTAATCAGGGATTTAATTTGTGGGCAGATGAATATGATAAAACAGTTCAGTTAAGTGAGGAAAATAATCTCTATCCTTTTGCAGGCTATAAGGAAGTATTAAATGTGATTTTTAACGAAGTCATGCAAAAAGATAATTCAGAAATTTTAGATATCGGTTTTGGGACAGGTGTATTAACAAGCAAATTGTATGCAAATGGACACCAAATTGATGGCGTGGATTTTTCATCGAAAATGATTGCCATTGCACAATCGACTATGCCCGATGCCAATTTGATGGAATGGGACATATCAATGGGTCTCCCTCCACAGGTACTTGGCAAAAAGTATGATGCTATCATTAGCACGTATGCATTGCATCACTTAACAGACGAAGAGAAAATCGCATTCATAGCCAAATTAAGACCTTTGCTCAAGGAAGATGGCAAAATTTTTATTGGTGATATTGCTTTTGAAACAAGAGAGCAGCATAAGCAATGTCGACAAGAAAGTATTGAATATTGGGATGACGATGAATTTTATTTTGTTTATGAAGAAATCCGTTCCTTATTGGAAGATGAGTGTGACTTTTATCCAATTTCACATTGTGGTGGGGTATTGATTCTTTAAATAAATACGCAATATATGGGAGTGGCAAGATAACTTTAGCTACTCCCTTTTTTGCGATTTGTGGTGGTTTCTCAAAAAAGGATAAGCGGAATGGGAAATAGAAATTGTATAATGAAAAAAATTATACTGGAGGATTACAGGATGAATTCAAATGTGAGGGATCTATTCAAATCGATTGAATCAAATGACGTGGAAGCATTACACAAAGTACTTATTTCAAACCCTGCCTTAGCCAATAAAGAAAATGAGCAGGGGTTAACGCCTTTAGGATTTGCTGCGCATTTTGGAAATAAGGATATTGTACAACTTCTATTAAATTTCAATGCAGATATAAATGCTGTTTCCCATTCTAAGATAGAATATATCCCATCAAATACAGCTCTGCATGCAGCCATTGCAGGAACACGAAATTTAGAAGTCATTGAACTACTTTTAAATAATCAAGCGAACACAAATATCTTTGATAGCAATGGTCATACAGCTATACATACGGCTGTGTTTCATGATGATAACATCGAACTAATTAACCTTCTTATTAAACATGGGGCCTCTGTTCAAGCAAAGGCTGAAGGTGGAAAAACGGCATTAGAATTAGCAATCGAGCTAGGGAGCCATCAAGTAGCTGAAAAATTACGCCACGTTATTGAAACTGCCTAATTTCTTTGAGGAGATATTTGGAAAAATATAAAAACCTAAAGCAAGGGGAAATTCATTTGAAAGTCCGTCTGTCAGAGTATGATGAAAATTGGAGACGAATGTTCGAAGAGGAAGCTCAATTTTTAAGAGAACTATTTAGTGATGAAATTATTGAAATTGAACATTTTGGTAGCACCTCTGTACCAGGCATGAAGGCAAAACCTGTTATTGACATGATGTGCCTTGTTCAGGACATCAAGAAAATGGATGCGTTCAATGTTCAAATGAAATTGCTTGGATATGATGTTGCAGGTGAATGGGGCATACCCGGCAGACGACTATTTAGAAAAGGTGGAGAAACGAGAACCCATCATATCCATGTTTATCAGTACGATAATCTTCAAATTAAACGACATTTGGTGCTACGAGATTATTTAAAAAAGCATCCAGAAGAGGTTAAACAATATAGTAGTTTGAAAGAAGAATTGGCTCAACGCTTTGAAGATACGGCTTACTACAGCAAAGCGAAAAAACCTTACGTGAATGAATTGGAACAACGGGCATTGAATTGGTTTGAATAACAAGGAACATAGATGATATTTTAGTCGGTGTTCCAGAAACGAACTAGATACATTTACTTGTTTAGCATTATTTACCGGTGAACCTTATTATAAGTGTTCGTAGAAAATAAAATGGAATGTACGCATTGTAACTGGAAAAATAGGGGGCTAGGTTATGAATACTTCTGCATGGCAGCATGATAAATGGACGTGGAAGGAATTTACGTTATTGTTATTGCTCGAATTCATTTTCGTCATTGTGGTTGTTAAATACGGCGTCCAATCGCTATATCAAACTTGGTTTAATAATACCTTATATTCAGGAACACTGACTGGACTAACCATAGCGATTGTACTGATGGTGGGATTGTATTTTATCGCCCTGCGCCCGCAAAAGCTTTCCTGGGGGGAAGTCGGGATAAAAAAATTTTCCGCAAAGTATTGGTGGAAGATCCTGATATGGTTATTAATAACGGTTGTTTTAAGTGTCGCAGTATTAGTACTAACAAGCGCATTAGGGAATAGCATAGACAATAGCAAGACCGAAAGCCTCCAACAAAATATTAATTGGTTTACGATTCTCATTGGAATTATTTCTGCGGGCATCATCTCACCAATTTACGAAGAGATATTTTATCGGGGGTTTATTTACCGCTGGATAAGAGTAAGGCTTGGTGTGAAATGGGGGATTTTGCTTAGTTCACTAATCTTTACAATCGCGCATTTTCCAACTTTAAATGCAATGCCAGTGAATTTTATCACCGGTGTGATGTTTGCATGGGCATATGAAAAGACGGGTTCTGTAATTCCAGCGATGATTATTCATGGGGTATTTAATACGATAGCCGTTTTATTGACAGTTACAGGATAAGATTGGCTATGAAGATTATTGATTGCTATTCTTTATTTAGGATACGTTCATCGTCCTTTATTTAATTATAAAGGTTGGATGAGAAAAACGGTGAGTCGTATCATAAGTAAGTGCGGTCACATAAAAACGAAGGAATTCAATTAGATTCCTTCGTTTTCTGTTTGAATGATTTCTAATTTACCCTGTGATTGTTCAATGTCTAGTTGAGCCAGTAAGTAATCTTTTACAATACTTAAAATATCATTTTCATTTAACCTGAAATAGTTATGCTTCAAGCTGTAACACGACCTTCGTAAAATTTTTAAAATCGTCGATATGTTCATTAATGTATTTGTCAAATTCGCATTGATGATTCCCGCTTTTTGTAATAACTTAAAACTTACATGGCGAGCTTTTGGAACACCAAGTTTTTGTTCACTTACAATATGCATCGCTAAATCGATACTTGCTTCACAGGCACGCTGAATATTTAAGATGATACTTTCTTGTTTTGTGAGCTCTCTTAGGTTGTCGGGATTACCCTCATGAATTCGGTTCATTCATCGCTATAAACACTTCCCAGTTCTTTAATTGATTCTATTATCCTTAATCATTTGTCGCAGAAATAAGCTAGATCAATATCACTTTCATGATGATTTGTTCCTTTTACATTAGAGTCAAATAAAATGATGAAGCAAGGATTAAGTGCATGATTTAAATGTTCAAATAGTTGCTGCTGAGTTTCTTGCTTGAACATGCTAGCACGGTCTTTTCTTTATTATATACGTAGATGAAAAAAACGTAATTACAATAGTAAGTAAAACCATATCACTGGTGATGGTAAGCAATTAATTAGAACTACCTATTTTTAACAAGTCATTCGCCAAATTAATCAAACCCCGGTTTCCTTCATCACCGCCAAATCCTCTCATAAAGTGCTCCACCCGAATCTATTTGAATCATTTAAACATCAGGATTCGTTAATTGCGCCCATTGTTCAAAACCAAAATTTGATGAAAGTAGGTTTAACAGTAGTGCGCTAAGATTGCCGTGTGTCACCAGTGCAATTGTTTGGATATCTTCAGTATTTAGCTCATAAAGCAAGGAAAGAATGCGCGTGGTCGCTTTCAGGCTCGATTCGCCACCAGGAAATTCTAGATGCATATCCTTAAAGCTGCGTTGTAATTTGTCTTTCCAATCGGGTAGATGCTTTGCGCTTAAGACCCGTTCCTTTAAACGATCATCGATTTCAATGTGAAGATTATGTTTTAGCGCATAAGGCGTAATGGTATGGATTGTTCTTGTAAAAGGGCTGGAGATGATTCGGTCAATCGGGTACGTTTCTAGAAAATCGGCTAATTGCTGTGCTTGTTCCAATCCAGCTTCTGTTAATGCTGCTTCGGGTTCTTGTCCTTCTGCTGCGCAATGTCTAATTAATAGGAACTTGGTCAAATTGTATCCCTCCAAATTGAAATTTAGTAGCTGTATTATTCAAACTATACTCCTTAAACGGATGCCCGAACAATGTAACGGGAAAAGCACCTACTTTTTAGATTTCGCTGAATCTGCCTGTTTCCTTACTAAAAAATAGGCAGTAATATAAGCCGTAATTGGAATAACGAGTGTAACGCCAATCGCTGCACAACAAATCGTAATCAATTCACTGCTGAATACTTTTGAATTGACGATTTCCCCTAATGAATAAGAAAGATCCTTAAACCAGATCAGTAAGGCTAAGTAACCACCAAAAAAAGCGAAAAATAAGGTATTGGTACTCGTCCCTAAAATATCTCTCCCTATACTTAAACCAAATCGAAATAGCTCTTTTCGGTCAATATTTGGGTGATGATAATGCATTTCTCGCATAGGTGAAGCAATGGCGATCGCTGCATCTGTAATGGCACCAATCGTACTCATAATAATGACGGATACCGCGATTTTGACAAAATCAAGCCCTATATAAAATGAAAACATGCCCATTTCCTCGGTTTCCTCTTCACCAAAGCCCTGTATCATCGCGCTATTTGTGATTATAGAGATTAAGATGACTAATACAATGGTCGTCAGTATCGTTGCTAAAAAGGCTGTTTTCGTTGTCCAGTTTACTTCATTAATGTAAAAAAGGTTAATACAGCTAATGAATACACAGGCAATTAATGTTAAATAGACCGGATTGATAGTAGGGTCATTCATAAAGAACAAGGTGATGATTATAACACCGAAATTTAGAAACAAGGCAATAAATGACCGAATCCCTTTTCTCCCACCGATGATTGCCATAAATACGAATAACAGTCCGGCAAGTAAAACTAATACATTCATTGCTGCGCCTTCTTTCTAATCACAAAAAATATTGCGGTATAAAGACCAATTGGAATCGTAAGGACAATTCCAATGCCACCTGCTAGTGCACGTACTAACTCAAGAGATAGATTCAGTGAAAGTGTATAGCCAAACGTAGACGCATTTTTGAAATAAAGTAATAGGATAGGGATCGATCCACTAACATAGGCAAAGAACAAAATATTCGTCATTGTACCCATAATATCCTTTCCGATTTCCAAGCCTGATTTTGTAAGAGCTTTAACTGAGATCGTCGGGTCTTTTTCATACAACCCAAAAATCGAAGAAGACATCGTAATCGCAACATCCATGACAGCCCCTAAAGCGCCGATAATTAAGCCTGCTAAAAAGACCGTTTTATACGGGCGCGATATAAACTGCAATTCCTCATAACGAAGGCCATTTTCGCCCGTAATGACTAAAGCGATATATGTAATGAGAAGCGATGTAAACGTCCCAATCAATGTGGCAATTATCGCAGAGAATGTTTTTTCGTTTCGACCATTTACGAGTAATAGAGAAACGACGGTAAATACAATAACGCTAGCCCCACAAATCCATAATAAACTTTGATTGGCCGATTGAATATAAATATCGAGTGCAAACCAAAGGATCGCCGCGTTAAAGGCTAAACTTAAAACCGATAATAAACCTTGTCTTTTGCCGACGAGCAGCAGTACAAAAATAAATACCCATGCAATGAGGACTAAATATTTATCCCGCTTCACACCAGTAATCGTACCGCTTTGCTCCTGACTTGCTTGCAATTGTGTATCGAATGAAACGAATACTTCGCTGCCTACCTCAAACTTTTGGTCAAATGCTTGAGATTTAGAATAGTCATTTGTTAAATGGATGAGCGTGCCTTTTTCAACACCGTTTTTCACCTTAGCGATTAACTGCTGCGTATATAAAACGTCTTTGTTTTGAAAATTATCTTCTACATTTGTTGTACTGACTATTGTTACATCAACCACCTCTGCAATTGTGCTTTTATAGAAGGCATAATTGTGATGAACAAATACAAGCGAGCCGATGAATAAAACGATGAGCACAAGCGTAAATAGGCGTTGTTGCCAGGATGTTTTTTGATAGAGCGGTTGAAGCGACGGCATGTGCACACCTCCTGTAAATAATATAGGTAACAGTTCACACTATACCAAAAAATGATGGAAATAGCGCAAAAGAAGCGATGTTTACGCATCATTACTAAGAAAAAGGTGTAGAAAACCAAATATTCACTAGTTATCTTCGTTCTATATTTTGAACCTCTTTGGCTGTAAGTGTAACATCCTTAATAAACATGCCTTTGTTTAATTTGTAGGTGATTGAGCTGATATCTTCGCCTGAAATTTTTAGCATAACATCTGTAAAAATTAAATTATT containing:
- a CDS encoding YibE/F family protein, with amino-acid sequence MPSLQPLYQKTSWQQRLFTLVLIVLFIGSLVFVHHNYAFYKSTIAEVVDVTIVSTTNVEDNFQNKDVLYTQQLIAKVKNGVEKGTLIHLTNDYSKSQAFDQKFEVGSEVFVSFDTQLQASQEQSGTITGVKRDKYLVLIAWVFIFVLLLVGKRQGLLSVLSLAFNAAILWFALDIYIQSANQSLLWICGASVIVFTVVSLLLVNGRNEKTFSAIIATLIGTFTSLLITYIALVITGENGLRYEELQFISRPYKTVFLAGLIIGALGAVMDVAITMSSSIFGLYEKDPTISVKALTKSGLEIGKDIMGTMTNILFFAYVSGSIPILLLYFKNASTFGYTLSLNLSLELVRALAGGIGIVLTIPIGLYTAIFFVIRKKAQQ
- a CDS encoding YibE/F family protein translates to MNVLVLLAGLLFVFMAIIGGRKGIRSFIALFLNFGVIIITLFFMNDPTINPVYLTLIACVFISCINLFYINEVNWTTKTAFLATILTTIVLVILISIITNSAMIQGFGEEETEEMGMFSFYIGLDFVKIAVSVIIMSTIGAITDAAIAIASPMREMHYHHPNIDRKELFRFGLSIGRDILGTSTNTLFFAFFGGYLALLIWFKDLSYSLGEIVNSKVFSSELITICCAAIGVTLVIPITAYITAYFLVRKQADSAKSKK
- a CDS encoding IS3 family transposase, with protein sequence MCTRGGKCHLKKGDAHLCEKPAVIYTFIQAHVGEFTIVKMCDVLGVSKSGYYNWLQKQSAPLTEREEKEIEITQKVHQSFHESYGTYGSPRIRKDLQEWGYVLSQKKIANLMRELGLCAVIPKQYQRTTNSDHNHFIYPDLVKRDFDVKEPNQVWVADITYIRTMQGWLYLASIMDLYSRKIIGWAIADHMKEALVLEALEKALLIRKPPAGCIHHSDRGVQYCSNAYTNRLKEHQMEISMSKKGDPYDNTCIESFHSTIKKECIYRQRFQTKHEAKQVVQAYIIEFYNKKRRHSTLGYVSPNQYERINNPKDTSSRSKSA
- a CDS encoding ankyrin repeat domain-containing protein, whose translation is MKKIILEDYRMNSNVRDLFKSIESNDVEALHKVLISNPALANKENEQGLTPLGFAAHFGNKDIVQLLLNFNADINAVSHSKIEYIPSNTALHAAIAGTRNLEVIELLLNNQANTNIFDSNGHTAIHTAVFHDDNIELINLLIKHGASVQAKAEGGKTALELAIELGSHQVAEKLRHVIETA
- a CDS encoding CPBP family intramembrane glutamic endopeptidase encodes the protein MNTSAWQHDKWTWKEFTLLLLLEFIFVIVVVKYGVQSLYQTWFNNTLYSGTLTGLTIAIVLMVGLYFIALRPQKLSWGEVGIKKFSAKYWWKILIWLLITVVLSVAVLVLTSALGNSIDNSKTESLQQNINWFTILIGIISAGIISPIYEEIFYRGFIYRWIRVRLGVKWGILLSSLIFTIAHFPTLNAMPVNFITGVMFAWAYEKTGSVIPAMIIHGVFNTIAVLLTVTG
- a CDS encoding GrpB family protein, yielding MKVRLSEYDENWRRMFEEEAQFLRELFSDEIIEIEHFGSTSVPGMKAKPVIDMMCLVQDIKKMDAFNVQMKLLGYDVAGEWGIPGRRLFRKGGETRTHHIHVYQYDNLQIKRHLVLRDYLKKHPEEVKQYSSLKEELAQRFEDTAYYSKAKKPYVNELEQRALNWFE
- a CDS encoding histidine phosphatase family protein, translating into MTKFLLIRHCAAEGQEPEAALTEAGLEQAQQLADFLETYPIDRIISSPFTRTIHTITPYALKHNLHIEIDDRLKERVLSAKHLPDWKDKLQRSFKDMHLEFPGGESSLKATTRILSLLYELNTEDIQTIALVTHGNLSALLLNLLSSNFGFEQWAQLTNPDV
- the hepT gene encoding type VII toxin-antitoxin system HepT family RNase toxin, with translation MNRIHEGNPDNLRELTKQESIILNIQRACEASIDLAMHIVSEQKLGVPKARHVSFKLLQKAGIINANLTNTLMNISTILKILRRSCYSLKHNYFRLNENDILSIVKDYLLAQLDIEQSQGKLEIIQTENEGI
- a CDS encoding class I SAM-dependent methyltransferase produces the protein MLSNQGFNLWADEYDKTVQLSEENNLYPFAGYKEVLNVIFNEVMQKDNSEILDIGFGTGVLTSKLYANGHQIDGVDFSSKMIAIAQSTMPDANLMEWDISMGLPPQVLGKKYDAIISTYALHHLTDEEKIAFIAKLRPLLKEDGKIFIGDIAFETREQHKQCRQESIEYWDDDEFYFVYEEIRSLLEDECDFYPISHCGGVLIL